In Xiphophorus maculatus strain JP 163 A chromosome 15, X_maculatus-5.0-male, whole genome shotgun sequence, the following are encoded in one genomic region:
- the LOC102218828 gene encoding putative deoxyribonuclease tatdn3 isoform X3 translates to MVAQDLPDVIHRTRQAGVKTLVAVTEEVEEFPRVLHLQERYPDLVAPCLGLHPLQAAGGQHSVRPQDLEEALPLFYSHRERLVAIGEIGLDFTPWCAPTQQDRDDQMKVFIGQLDIAMEMDLPVNVHSRSAAKVTIDTMRRRGISRALLHNFSGKPAAALEAVEAGFFFSFPPAVCRNQQRDRLIQRIPLDHICLETDSPALGLHKNERNEPANIALSCSYIAKVKGQTPETVRDVTTQNAYRLFSRASR, encoded by the exons ATGGTCGCTCAG GATCTTCCAGATGTGATCCACAGAACCAGGCAG GCTGGGGTAAAGACTCTGGTGGCCGTCACAGAGGAAGTGGAGGAATTCCCCAGAGTTCTCCATCTGCAGGAAAG ATATCCGGACCTGGTGGCTCCGTGTCTGGGGCTGCACCCCCTGCAGGCCGCCGGGGGTCAGCACAGCGTCCGGCCTCAG GACCTGGAAGAAGCTCTGCCTCTTTTCTACAGCCACAGAGAACGACTGGTCGCCATCGGAGAG ATCGGGTTGGATTTCACGCCGTGGTGCGCTCCGACCCAGCAGGACAGAGACGACCAGATGAAGGTCTTCATCGGACAGCTGGACATCGCCATGGAGATGGACCTACCTGT GAACGTCCACTCCCGCTCTGCAGCCAAAGTCACCATAGACACCATGAGACGGCGAG GGATCAGCAGAGCTCTGCTGCATAACTTCTCTGGGAAGCCGGCGGCAGCTCTGGAGGCTGTGGAGGCCGgattcttcttctctttccctCCTGCTGTCTGCAGGAACCAGCAG AGAGACCGGCTGATCCAGCGGATCCCTCTGGATCACATCTGCCTGGAGACGGACTCTCCGGCCCTCGGCCTCCACAAGAAC GAGAGGAACGAGCCGGCTAACATCGCCCTGTCCTGCAGCTACATCGctaaggtcaaaggtcagacgCCAGAAACGGTCCGGGACGTCACGACTCAGAACGCCTACAGACTGTTCAGCAGAGCCAGCAGATGA
- the LOC102218828 gene encoding putative deoxyribonuclease tatdn3 isoform X1, with protein sequence MFTCNVNGSVCVLLVVMGPDVEKLEQSEDFRSQPSLFSSAGSSRCDPQNQAGVKTLVAVTEEVEEFPRVLHLQERYPDLVAPCLGLHPLQAAGGQHSVRPQDLEEALPLFYSHRERLVAIGEIGLDFTPWCAPTQQDRDDQMKVFIGQLDIAMEMDLPVNVHSRSAAKVTIDTMRRRGISRALLHNFSGKPAAALEAVEAGFFFSFPPAVCRNQQRDRLIQRIPLDHICLETDSPALGLHKNERNEPANIALSCSYIAKVKGQTPETVRDVTTQNAYRLFSRASR encoded by the exons ATGTTTACATGTAATGTAAATGgttctgtttgtgttctgtTGGTCGTAATGGGACCAGATGTGGAAAAGTTAGAGCAGTCTGAAGACTTCAGATCTCAGCCGTCTCTTTTCTCTTCTGCAGGATCTTCCAGATGTGATCCACAGAACCAG GCTGGGGTAAAGACTCTGGTGGCCGTCACAGAGGAAGTGGAGGAATTCCCCAGAGTTCTCCATCTGCAGGAAAG ATATCCGGACCTGGTGGCTCCGTGTCTGGGGCTGCACCCCCTGCAGGCCGCCGGGGGTCAGCACAGCGTCCGGCCTCAG GACCTGGAAGAAGCTCTGCCTCTTTTCTACAGCCACAGAGAACGACTGGTCGCCATCGGAGAG ATCGGGTTGGATTTCACGCCGTGGTGCGCTCCGACCCAGCAGGACAGAGACGACCAGATGAAGGTCTTCATCGGACAGCTGGACATCGCCATGGAGATGGACCTACCTGT GAACGTCCACTCCCGCTCTGCAGCCAAAGTCACCATAGACACCATGAGACGGCGAG GGATCAGCAGAGCTCTGCTGCATAACTTCTCTGGGAAGCCGGCGGCAGCTCTGGAGGCTGTGGAGGCCGgattcttcttctctttccctCCTGCTGTCTGCAGGAACCAGCAG AGAGACCGGCTGATCCAGCGGATCCCTCTGGATCACATCTGCCTGGAGACGGACTCTCCGGCCCTCGGCCTCCACAAGAAC GAGAGGAACGAGCCGGCTAACATCGCCCTGTCCTGCAGCTACATCGctaaggtcaaaggtcagacgCCAGAAACGGTCCGGGACGTCACGACTCAGAACGCCTACAGACTGTTCAGCAGAGCCAGCAGATGA
- the LOC102218828 gene encoding putative deoxyribonuclease tatdn3 isoform X2 → MFTCNVNGSVCVLLVVMGPDVEKLEQSEDFRSQPSLFSSAGSSRCDPQNQAGVKTLVAVTEEVEEFPRVLHLQERYPDLVAPCLGLHPLQAAGGQHSVRPQIGLDFTPWCAPTQQDRDDQMKVFIGQLDIAMEMDLPVNVHSRSAAKVTIDTMRRRGISRALLHNFSGKPAAALEAVEAGFFFSFPPAVCRNQQRDRLIQRIPLDHICLETDSPALGLHKNERNEPANIALSCSYIAKVKGQTPETVRDVTTQNAYRLFSRASR, encoded by the exons ATGTTTACATGTAATGTAAATGgttctgtttgtgttctgtTGGTCGTAATGGGACCAGATGTGGAAAAGTTAGAGCAGTCTGAAGACTTCAGATCTCAGCCGTCTCTTTTCTCTTCTGCAGGATCTTCCAGATGTGATCCACAGAACCAG GCTGGGGTAAAGACTCTGGTGGCCGTCACAGAGGAAGTGGAGGAATTCCCCAGAGTTCTCCATCTGCAGGAAAG ATATCCGGACCTGGTGGCTCCGTGTCTGGGGCTGCACCCCCTGCAGGCCGCCGGGGGTCAGCACAGCGTCCGGCCTCAG ATCGGGTTGGATTTCACGCCGTGGTGCGCTCCGACCCAGCAGGACAGAGACGACCAGATGAAGGTCTTCATCGGACAGCTGGACATCGCCATGGAGATGGACCTACCTGT GAACGTCCACTCCCGCTCTGCAGCCAAAGTCACCATAGACACCATGAGACGGCGAG GGATCAGCAGAGCTCTGCTGCATAACTTCTCTGGGAAGCCGGCGGCAGCTCTGGAGGCTGTGGAGGCCGgattcttcttctctttccctCCTGCTGTCTGCAGGAACCAGCAG AGAGACCGGCTGATCCAGCGGATCCCTCTGGATCACATCTGCCTGGAGACGGACTCTCCGGCCCTCGGCCTCCACAAGAAC GAGAGGAACGAGCCGGCTAACATCGCCCTGTCCTGCAGCTACATCGctaaggtcaaaggtcagacgCCAGAAACGGTCCGGGACGTCACGACTCAGAACGCCTACAGACTGTTCAGCAGAGCCAGCAGATGA
- the LOC102218828 gene encoding putative deoxyribonuclease tatdn3 isoform X4: MFTCNVNGSVCVLLVVMGPDVEKLEQSEDFRSQPSLFSSAGSSRCDPQNQAGVKTLVAVTEEVEEFPRVLHLQERYPDLVAPCLGLHPLQAAGGQHSVRPQDLEEALPLFYSHRERLVAIGEIGLDFTPWCAPTQQDRDDQMKVFIGQLDIAMEMDLPVNVHSRSAAKVTIDTMRRRGISRALLHNFSGKPAAALEAVEAGFFFSFPPAVCRNQQRDRLIQRIPLDHICLETDSPALGLHKNLHR, encoded by the exons ATGTTTACATGTAATGTAAATGgttctgtttgtgttctgtTGGTCGTAATGGGACCAGATGTGGAAAAGTTAGAGCAGTCTGAAGACTTCAGATCTCAGCCGTCTCTTTTCTCTTCTGCAGGATCTTCCAGATGTGATCCACAGAACCAG GCTGGGGTAAAGACTCTGGTGGCCGTCACAGAGGAAGTGGAGGAATTCCCCAGAGTTCTCCATCTGCAGGAAAG ATATCCGGACCTGGTGGCTCCGTGTCTGGGGCTGCACCCCCTGCAGGCCGCCGGGGGTCAGCACAGCGTCCGGCCTCAG GACCTGGAAGAAGCTCTGCCTCTTTTCTACAGCCACAGAGAACGACTGGTCGCCATCGGAGAG ATCGGGTTGGATTTCACGCCGTGGTGCGCTCCGACCCAGCAGGACAGAGACGACCAGATGAAGGTCTTCATCGGACAGCTGGACATCGCCATGGAGATGGACCTACCTGT GAACGTCCACTCCCGCTCTGCAGCCAAAGTCACCATAGACACCATGAGACGGCGAG GGATCAGCAGAGCTCTGCTGCATAACTTCTCTGGGAAGCCGGCGGCAGCTCTGGAGGCTGTGGAGGCCGgattcttcttctctttccctCCTGCTGTCTGCAGGAACCAGCAG AGAGACCGGCTGATCCAGCGGATCCCTCTGGATCACATCTGCCTGGAGACGGACTCTCCGGCCCTCGGCCTCCACAAGAAC CTACATCGctaa
- the LOC102218575 gene encoding feline leukemia virus subgroup C receptor-related protein 1-like — protein MVAGELVQEHLRADTGAPEDITVVRKSPQPESARRPAHTDSCSDPACGGPDRHRDPEELEVPPDERAAMLPVAGGGEAEEAGGRAPETRLYWRRFAVLAVFSLYSLVNAFQWIHYSIITNVFAKYYGVTNDKVDWLSMVYMVAYIPLIFPATWLLDRRGLRLTALLGAGLNCAGAWLKCASVSPDRFGVTVTAQVICSVAQVFILGLPSRIASVWFGPREVSTACATAVLGNQLGTAIGFLLPPVLVPNTPEDLERTGRNISKMFYGTAAVSTGLFVLTVIVIKDKPPLPPSQAQAVLPGVSLDNYSYKQSIINLIKNKAFVLLLISYGILTGSFYSVSTLLNQIILHYFQGQELNTGRIGLTLVLAGMVGSILCGLWLDHTKTYKVTTLVVYLLSFVGMLVFTFTMDLNNIYLVFFTAGVLGFFMTGYLPLGFEFGVEITYPESEGTSSGLLNAFAQLFGIIFTLIQGWLTTAFDPLAGNVFLSAWILLGVILTALIKSELKRHNVNMATESKALQARPTDHHGDRLAGHQANGVQLEPSLSVSRETSL, from the exons ATGGTGGCGGGAGAGCTCGTGCAGGAGCATCTGCGCGCGGACACCGGCGCACCTGAAGACATCACGGTGGTCAGGAAGAGTCCGCAACCGGAGAGCGCACGGCGGCCAGCCCACACCGACTCCTGCTCCGACCCGGCATGTGGTGGGCCCGACCGGCACCGGGacccggaggagctggaggtCCCGCCGGATGAGAGAGCGGCGATGCTGCCCGTCGCCGGTGGAGGAGAGGCGGAGGAGGCGGGAGGGAGGGCGCCAGAAACCAGGCTGTATTGGCGGCGGTTCGCGGTCCTGGCCGTGTTCAGCCTGTACTCCCTGGTGAACGCCTTCCAGTGGATCCACTACAGCATCATCACCAACGTGTTCGCCAAATACTACGGCGTCACCAACGACAAGGTGGACTGGCTCTCCATGGTCTACATGGTGGCCTACATCCCGCTCATCTTCCCGGCCACCTGGCTGCTGGACCGCCGCGGTCTGCGGCTCACGGCCCTGCTGGGCGCCGGGCTCAACTGCGCAGGCGCATGGCTCAAGTGCGCCAGCGTCAGCCCCGACAGGTTCGGGGTCACCGTGACGGCGCAGGTCATCTGCTCCGTGGCGCAGGTCTTCATCCTCGGCCTGCCGTCCCGCATCGCTTCGGTGTGGTTCGGACCGCGGGAGGTTTCCACCGCGTGCGCCACCGCCGTGCTGGGGAACCAG CTGGGGACGGCCATCGGGTTCCTCCTGCCTCCAGTCCTGGTACCAAACACACCGGAGGACCTGGAGAGAACAG GTCGCAAcatcagcaaaatgttttatgggACAGCTGCTGTTTCCACAGGCCTCTTCGTCCTCACCGTCatag TGATAAAAGACAAACCGCCTCTGCCGCCCAGCCAGGCGCAGGCCGTGTTACCGGGCGTCTCGCTGGACAATTACTCCTACAAACAGTCCATCATCAACCTGATCAAGAACAAAGCCTTCGTTCTGCTGCTCATCAGCTACG GCATCCTGACCGGATCCTTCTACTCCGTCTCCACGCTGCTCAACCAGATCATCCTCCATTACTTCCAG GGTCAGGAGCTGAACACTGGGCGGATCGGACTGACCCTGGTTCTGGCCGGGATGGTCGGGTCCATCCTCTGTGGCCTTTGGCTGGACCACACCAAGACCTACAA GGTAACCACTCTCGTCGTCTACCTGCTGTCCTTCGTGGGGATGCTGGTCTTCACCTTCACCATGGACCTGAACAACATCTACCTGGTCTTCTTCACAGCTGGAGTCCTCGG GTTCTTCATGACCGGCTACCTTCCTCTGGGCTTCGAGTTCGGCGTGGAGATCACCTACCCCGAGTCTGAGGGGACGTCGTCAGGACTGCTCAACGCTTTCGCACAG CTCTTCGGCATCATCTTCACTCTGATTCAGGGATGGCTGACCACGGCCTTCGATCCGCTGGCTGGGAACGTCTTCCTGTCCGCCTGGATCCTGCTGGGTGTGATTCTGACCG ctttaatAAAGTCAGAGCTGAAACGACACAACGTCAACATGGCGACGGAGAGCAAAGCCCTGCAGGCG CGTCCCACCGATCACCATGGCGACCGTCTAGCTGGACATCAAGCCAACGGCGTCCAGCTGGAGCCTTCCCTCAGCGTCTCCAGGGAAACATCTCTgtga